A single genomic interval of Stenotrophomonas sp. ZAC14D1_NAIMI4_1 harbors:
- a CDS encoding catalase, whose translation MTTAQGIPVADNQNSLREGPRGPTLLEDFILREKITHFDHERIPERIVHARGSAAHGYFELTRSLAKYTRARVLTEVGTKTPVFTRFSTVAGGAGSVDTPRDVRGFAVKFYTPEGNWDLVGNNIPVFFIQDAMKFPDLVHAVKMEPDRAFPQAASAHDTFWDFISLMPESMHMIMWAMSDRGIPRSLRMIEGFGVHSFRLLNEDGDSTFVKFHWRPKLGIQSTVWDEALKLQAADNDFHRRDLFEAIQRGDFPEWELAVQLFTEEEAEAFPFDHLDPTKIIPESLVPLKVIGRMVLDRWPDNFFAETEQVAFCPANVPPGIDFSNDPLLQGRLFSYLDTQLIRLGGPNFHQIPVNAPKCPFANHQRDGHMQMQVPKGRVAYDPSSLEDDSPRETAAGFRSHATADDGRKGRTRAASFADHYSQARAFFRSLEKPEQAHLASALVFELSKVETLKVRVRTVSHLRNIDETLAKRVADGLALADLPDAAPTATPAQDMPAVPEVRIIGRTKDTLQGRCIGILFDEGSDAGLIASLRKAAQKAGAEVKLVAPKVGGATLSDGKRQAADGQLAGTPSAVFDAVAVVLSADGAKALAKEAAAVEFVSHAWAHLKAIASDAGGQALLKAARVGNDAGTVEAEDAKGFLAAAATRQWAREPKLRLLA comes from the coding sequence ATGACCACCGCGCAGGGCATTCCGGTGGCCGACAACCAGAACTCGCTGCGCGAGGGCCCGCGCGGACCCACCCTGCTGGAGGATTTCATCCTCCGCGAGAAGATCACCCACTTCGACCACGAGCGCATTCCCGAACGCATCGTGCATGCGCGCGGCAGCGCCGCCCATGGTTATTTCGAACTGACCCGTTCGCTGGCGAAGTACACCCGCGCCCGCGTGCTCACCGAAGTGGGCACGAAGACGCCGGTGTTCACCCGCTTCTCCACCGTGGCCGGCGGTGCCGGTTCGGTCGACACTCCGCGCGACGTGCGGGGCTTCGCGGTCAAGTTCTACACGCCGGAAGGCAACTGGGACCTGGTCGGCAACAACATCCCGGTGTTCTTCATCCAGGATGCGATGAAGTTTCCCGATCTCGTGCATGCGGTGAAGATGGAGCCGGACCGCGCGTTCCCGCAGGCCGCCAGCGCGCATGACACGTTCTGGGATTTCATCTCGCTGATGCCCGAATCGATGCACATGATCATGTGGGCGATGAGCGACCGTGGCATCCCGCGTTCGCTGCGCATGATCGAAGGCTTCGGCGTCCACAGCTTCCGCCTGTTGAATGAGGACGGCGACTCCACGTTCGTCAAGTTCCACTGGCGACCGAAGCTGGGCATCCAGTCCACCGTGTGGGATGAAGCGCTGAAACTGCAGGCCGCCGACAACGACTTCCATCGCCGCGACCTGTTCGAGGCGATCCAGCGCGGCGACTTCCCCGAATGGGAACTGGCGGTGCAGCTGTTCACCGAAGAAGAGGCTGAGGCGTTCCCGTTCGACCACCTCGACCCGACCAAGATCATTCCCGAATCGCTGGTGCCGCTGAAGGTGATCGGGCGCATGGTGCTGGACCGCTGGCCGGACAATTTCTTCGCCGAAACCGAGCAGGTGGCGTTCTGCCCGGCCAACGTGCCGCCCGGCATCGATTTCAGCAACGATCCGCTGCTGCAGGGCCGCCTGTTCTCCTACCTGGACACGCAGCTGATCCGCCTGGGTGGGCCGAACTTCCACCAGATTCCGGTCAATGCGCCCAAATGCCCCTTCGCCAACCACCAGCGCGATGGACACATGCAGATGCAGGTGCCGAAGGGCCGTGTGGCCTACGACCCCAGCTCGCTGGAGGACGACAGCCCGCGCGAAACCGCTGCCGGGTTCCGCAGCCATGCAACCGCCGATGATGGCCGCAAGGGACGCACGCGTGCGGCGAGCTTCGCCGACCACTACAGCCAGGCGCGCGCGTTCTTCCGCAGCCTGGAAAAGCCGGAGCAGGCGCATCTCGCCTCGGCGCTGGTGTTCGAGCTGTCCAAGGTGGAAACGCTGAAGGTGCGCGTGCGTACCGTCAGCCACCTGCGCAACATCGACGAGACATTGGCCAAGCGCGTAGCCGATGGCCTGGCCCTGGCCGACCTGCCCGATGCCGCGCCGACCGCAACGCCCGCACAGGACATGCCCGCCGTTCCCGAGGTACGCATCATCGGCCGCACGAAAGACACGTTGCAGGGGCGCTGCATCGGCATCCTGTTCGATGAGGGCTCCGATGCGGGGCTGATCGCCAGCCTGCGCAAGGCCGCGCAGAAGGCCGGTGCCGAAGTGAAACTGGTGGCGCCGAAAGTGGGTGGCGCCACCCTCAGCGACGGCAAGCGCCAGGCTGCCGATGGCCAGTTGGCGGGCACGCCCTCGGCGGTGTTCGATGCCGTGGCCGTGGTGCTCAGTGCGGACGGGGCCAAGGCGCTGGCCAAGGAAGCCGCTGCCGTCGAATTCGTCAGCCATGCGTGGGCACACCTGAAGGCCATTGCCAGCGATGCCGGTGGCCAGGCGCTGTTGAAGGCCGCCCGCGTGGGCAACGATGCCGGCACCGTGGAAGCCGAGGACGCCAAGGGCTTCCTCGCTGCCGCGGCCACCCGCCAGTGGGCGCGCGAACCCAAGCTGCGCCTGCTGGCCTGA
- the gcvP gene encoding aminomethyl-transferring glycine dehydrogenase codes for MSQNTPSLRELEHHSAFVERHIGPNDAEVAQMLDVLGHATLDAMTDAIVPARIKSPAPLALPESMTEVQALAKIRAIADKNTVLRSFIGQGYYGTHTPNVILRNILENPAWYTAYTPYQAEISQGRMEALINFQTLCADLTGMEIANASLLDEATAAAEAMTLAKRSAKSKSDTFFVHDAVHPQTLELLRTRAEPMGIVLRVGTPAEALEAEAFGLLLQYPDTFGQVGDYKALVDAVHARGGLVAVATDLLALTLLAAPGEWGADIVVGNSQRFGVPFGFGGPHAAFMACRDAYKRSMPGRLIGVSIDAEGKPAYRLTLQTREQHIRREKATSNICTAQVLLAVMASMYAVYHGPEGLARIARRTHRLASILAASLRNAGVQVGGDFFDTLHITGVHADEVHAKARAAGYNLRAIDSDSVGISLDETATRADIVALAAVFGAQADVDALDASTADALPAALLRQSEFLTHPVFNTHHSEHELLRYLRSLADKDLAMDRTMIPLGSCTMKLNATAEMIPVTWPEFSQIHPLVPADQALGYKELIDSLEAMLVECTGYDAVSLQPNSGAQGEYAGLLAIRAYHRSRGEDHRDICLIPDSAHGTNPASAQMCGMKVVVTKTDANGNVDVEDIRINAEKYSSRLAAIMITYPSTHGVFEEEVVEICEIIHQHGGQVYTDGANMNALVGVAKPGKWGSDVSHLNLHKTFCIPHGGGGPGVGPCAVKEHLAPFLPGKLGDNGPVGMVSAASFGSASILPISWMYIAMMGSEGLRKATQVAQLNANYIAKRLAPHFKTLYTGRNGLVAHECILDVRPLEKTSGIGAEDVAKRLIDFGFHAPTLSFPVAGTLMVEPTESESLHELDRFIDAMIQIREEIRAIEDGRLDREDNPLKNAPHTATAVTASEWTHAYPRELAAFPLPSLKLQKYWPPVARVDNVYGDKNVMCACIPVDAYKDDEVEA; via the coding sequence ATGTCCCAGAACACCCCCTCCCTGCGTGAGCTTGAGCATCATTCCGCGTTCGTCGAGCGCCACATCGGCCCCAACGATGCCGAGGTAGCGCAGATGCTCGATGTCCTCGGCCACGCCACGCTGGACGCGATGACCGATGCCATCGTGCCGGCCAGGATCAAGTCGCCCGCACCGCTGGCACTGCCGGAATCGATGACCGAAGTGCAGGCGCTGGCGAAGATCCGTGCCATTGCCGACAAGAACACCGTGCTGCGCAGCTTCATCGGCCAGGGCTACTACGGTACCCACACGCCGAACGTGATCCTGCGCAACATCCTGGAAAACCCGGCCTGGTACACCGCCTACACCCCGTACCAGGCGGAAATCTCGCAGGGCCGCATGGAAGCGCTGATCAACTTCCAGACCCTGTGTGCCGACCTGACCGGCATGGAGATCGCCAACGCCTCGCTGCTGGACGAAGCCACCGCCGCCGCTGAAGCGATGACCCTGGCCAAGCGTTCGGCCAAGTCGAAGTCGGACACCTTCTTCGTGCACGACGCCGTGCACCCGCAGACGCTGGAACTGCTGCGCACCCGCGCCGAGCCCATGGGCATCGTGCTGCGCGTGGGCACCCCGGCCGAAGCGCTGGAAGCGGAGGCCTTCGGCCTGCTGCTGCAGTACCCGGACACCTTCGGCCAGGTGGGCGACTACAAGGCACTGGTCGATGCCGTGCACGCGCGCGGCGGCCTGGTGGCCGTGGCCACCGACCTGCTGGCCCTGACCCTGCTGGCCGCCCCCGGCGAATGGGGCGCGGACATCGTGGTCGGCAACAGCCAGCGTTTCGGCGTGCCGTTCGGTTTCGGCGGCCCGCACGCCGCGTTCATGGCCTGCCGTGATGCCTACAAGCGCTCGATGCCGGGCCGCCTGATCGGTGTCTCCATCGATGCCGAAGGCAAGCCGGCCTACCGCCTGACCCTGCAGACCCGCGAGCAGCACATCCGCCGCGAGAAGGCCACCTCCAACATCTGCACCGCGCAGGTGCTGCTGGCGGTGATGGCCTCGATGTACGCCGTCTACCACGGCCCGGAAGGCCTGGCCCGCATCGCCCGTCGTACCCACCGCCTGGCCTCGATCCTGGCTGCATCGCTGCGCAATGCCGGCGTGCAGGTGGGTGGCGATTTCTTCGACACCCTGCACATCACCGGCGTGCATGCCGATGAGGTCCACGCCAAGGCCCGCGCCGCCGGTTACAACCTGCGCGCGATCGACAGCGACTCGGTCGGCATCAGCCTGGACGAGACCGCGACCCGCGCCGACATCGTCGCCCTGGCCGCCGTGTTCGGTGCGCAGGCCGACGTGGACGCACTGGATGCCAGCACCGCCGACGCACTGCCGGCGGCCCTGCTGCGCCAGTCGGAATTCCTGACCCACCCCGTGTTCAACACCCACCACAGCGAGCACGAACTGCTGCGCTACCTGCGTTCGCTGGCCGACAAGGACCTGGCGATGGACCGCACGATGATCCCGCTGGGCTCGTGCACCATGAAGCTCAACGCCACCGCCGAAATGATCCCGGTGACCTGGCCGGAGTTCTCGCAGATCCATCCGCTGGTGCCGGCCGACCAGGCGCTGGGCTACAAGGAACTGATCGACTCGCTGGAAGCGATGCTGGTCGAGTGCACCGGCTACGACGCGGTCAGCCTGCAGCCGAACTCCGGCGCGCAGGGCGAGTACGCCGGCCTGCTGGCGATCCGCGCCTACCACCGCTCGCGCGGCGAAGATCATCGTGACATCTGCCTGATTCCGGATTCGGCGCACGGCACCAACCCGGCCTCGGCGCAGATGTGCGGCATGAAGGTCGTGGTGACCAAGACCGATGCCAACGGCAACGTCGATGTCGAAGACATCCGCATCAACGCCGAGAAGTACAGCAGCCGCCTGGCCGCGATCATGATCACCTACCCCTCCACGCACGGCGTGTTCGAGGAAGAAGTGGTCGAGATCTGCGAGATCATCCACCAGCACGGCGGCCAGGTGTACACCGACGGCGCCAACATGAACGCCCTGGTCGGCGTGGCCAAGCCGGGCAAGTGGGGTTCGGACGTTTCCCACCTGAACCTGCACAAGACCTTCTGCATCCCGCACGGCGGCGGCGGCCCGGGCGTTGGCCCGTGTGCGGTGAAGGAACACCTGGCCCCGTTCCTGCCGGGCAAGCTGGGTGACAACGGCCCGGTCGGCATGGTCAGCGCGGCCAGCTTCGGCAGCGCCTCGATCCTGCCGATCAGCTGGATGTACATCGCCATGATGGGCAGCGAAGGCCTGCGCAAGGCCACCCAGGTCGCGCAGCTCAACGCCAACTACATCGCCAAGCGCCTGGCTCCGCACTTCAAGACCCTGTACACCGGCCGCAACGGCCTGGTGGCGCACGAGTGCATCCTCGACGTGCGCCCGCTGGAGAAGACCAGCGGCATCGGCGCCGAAGACGTGGCCAAGCGCCTGATCGACTTCGGCTTCCATGCCCCGACCCTGAGCTTCCCGGTGGCCGGCACGCTGATGGTCGAGCCGACCGAGAGCGAATCGCTGCACGAGCTGGACCGTTTCATCGACGCGATGATCCAGATCCGCGAGGAAATCCGCGCGATCGAAGACGGCCGCCTGGACCGCGAGGACAACCCGCTGAAGAACGCCCCGCATACCGCGACGGCGGTGACCGCCAGCGAGTGGACCCACGCCTACCCGCGTGAGCTGGCAGCCTTCCCGCTGCCCAGCCTGAAGCTGCAGAAGTACTGGCCGCCGGTGGCCCGCGTCGACAACGTGTACGGCGACAAGAACGTGATGTGCGCCTGCATCCCGGTCGATGCCTACAAGGACGACGAAGTCGAGGCGTAA
- a CDS encoding AraC family transcriptional regulator codes for MRVEPTDIEALFDAIPDVLFFMKDRQGRYTHVNQTMLRRLGLRARKDVIGRTAAEIYPTGLSADYVDQDARVLSGEVIENLMELHLFANREPGWCLTCKRPLLVDGSIEGLIGISRDLGQKDSLGTQYEQLRLALAHLNAHYAENVRMQTLLDITGFSLSKLERSFRKVFQMTPQQVLTRLRIQMAMHLLHGDDSIACIGQACGFSDQSAFTRKFKAETGFSPRAYRARIGGNVGEALLS; via the coding sequence ATGCGAGTCGAGCCCACCGACATCGAAGCCCTGTTCGACGCCATTCCGGACGTGCTGTTCTTCATGAAGGACCGCCAGGGCCGCTACACCCACGTCAACCAGACCATGCTGCGGCGGCTGGGCCTGCGTGCGCGCAAGGATGTCATCGGCCGCACCGCTGCAGAGATCTACCCGACCGGCCTGAGCGCGGATTACGTGGACCAGGACGCACGCGTGCTGTCCGGTGAAGTGATCGAGAACCTGATGGAGCTGCACCTGTTCGCCAACCGCGAACCGGGCTGGTGCCTGACCTGCAAGCGGCCGCTGCTGGTGGATGGCAGCATCGAGGGGCTGATCGGCATCTCCCGCGACCTGGGCCAGAAGGACAGCCTGGGCACCCAGTACGAGCAGCTGCGCCTGGCCCTGGCCCACCTCAACGCGCACTACGCCGAGAACGTGCGCATGCAGACGCTGCTGGACATCACCGGTTTCTCGCTGTCCAAGCTGGAGCGCAGCTTCCGCAAGGTGTTCCAGATGACCCCGCAGCAGGTGCTGACCCGGCTGCGCATCCAGATGGCCATGCACCTGCTGCACGGTGACGACAGCATCGCCTGCATCGGCCAGGCCTGCGGTTTCAGCGACCAGAGTGCGTTCACCCGCAAATTCAAGGCTGAAACCGGTTTCTCGCCGCGTGCCTATCGGGCCCGTATCGGGGGCAATGTCGGCGAGGCCCTGCTGTCCTGA
- a CDS encoding amino acid permease, producing MPASPVTPSRLGHSLKPRQLIMMGLGSAIGAGLFLGSGVGVQAAGPAVLVSYLVAGALVIIVMNALGEMAAAKPTSGAFSVYAADAMGATAGATVGWLWWVQLVIVIAAEAVGAAGLLATVWPVIPVPMAALAFMLFFTAINLLGVKNFGEFEFWFAILKVAAILAFIAIGIALLMGWLPQVASPGLSNFTQHGGFAPKGLAGIGAALLVVVFAFGGTEIVAVAAAETEDPERSIARAIRTVAWRILVFYIGSLSVIIAVVPWTSESLKSPFAAVLAVANIPGAATAITLIAVIALLSALNANLYGASRMMYSLAQRREAPAVLGWTDPRQVPVIAVLASVLFGFAATIMELLFPDKVLPVLLNIVGSTCLLVWTLSLVSQLVLRRRADRQGTRLPFRMAGFPWLTVCALGILALIFGLLLSEAHTRLQFLSMVALTAAIAAGSAIARRMREA from the coding sequence ATGCCCGCCAGCCCCGTTACGCCTTCCCGCCTTGGCCATTCGCTCAAGCCGCGCCAGTTGATCATGATGGGCCTGGGCAGCGCGATCGGCGCCGGCCTGTTCCTCGGTTCCGGCGTGGGCGTGCAGGCGGCCGGCCCGGCCGTGCTGGTGTCCTACCTGGTGGCCGGCGCGCTGGTGATCATCGTGATGAATGCCCTGGGCGAAATGGCCGCGGCCAAGCCGACCAGTGGCGCGTTCTCGGTGTATGCGGCCGATGCCATGGGCGCCACCGCCGGTGCCACCGTGGGCTGGTTGTGGTGGGTGCAGCTGGTCATCGTCATCGCCGCCGAGGCGGTGGGTGCGGCCGGCCTGCTGGCCACGGTCTGGCCGGTGATACCGGTCCCGATGGCGGCGCTGGCCTTCATGCTGTTCTTCACTGCGATCAACCTGCTCGGGGTGAAGAACTTCGGCGAGTTCGAATTCTGGTTCGCCATCCTCAAGGTGGCCGCCATCCTCGCCTTCATCGCCATCGGCATCGCCCTGCTGATGGGCTGGCTGCCGCAGGTGGCCTCGCCGGGGTTGAGCAACTTCACCCAGCACGGCGGCTTCGCGCCGAAGGGCCTGGCCGGCATCGGCGCGGCGCTGCTGGTGGTGGTGTTCGCCTTTGGCGGCACCGAGATCGTGGCGGTGGCCGCCGCCGAAACCGAAGACCCCGAGCGCAGCATCGCCCGTGCCATCCGTACCGTGGCCTGGCGCATCCTGGTGTTCTACATCGGCTCGCTCAGCGTGATCATCGCCGTGGTGCCGTGGACCAGCGAGTCGCTGAAGTCGCCGTTTGCCGCCGTGCTTGCGGTCGCCAACATTCCGGGCGCGGCCACGGCCATCACCCTGATCGCGGTGATCGCGCTGCTGTCGGCGCTCAATGCCAACCTCTACGGTGCCTCGCGCATGATGTATTCGCTGGCGCAGCGCCGCGAAGCCCCCGCCGTGCTGGGCTGGACCGACCCGCGCCAGGTGCCGGTCATCGCCGTGCTGGCCAGCGTGCTGTTCGGCTTCGCCGCCACCATCATGGAGCTGCTGTTCCCGGACAAGGTGCTGCCGGTGCTGCTCAACATCGTCGGCTCCACCTGCCTGCTGGTGTGGACGCTGTCGCTGGTTTCGCAGCTGGTGCTGCGCCGTCGTGCCGATCGCCAGGGCACCCGCCTGCCGTTCCGCATGGCCGGCTTCCCGTGGCTGACGGTGTGCGCGCTGGGCATCCTGGCGCTGATCTTCGGCCTGCTGCTGAGCGAGGCGCATACGCGCCTGCAGTTCCTGTCGATGGTGGCGCTGACTGCGGCCATCGCCGCCGGCAGTGCCATTGCGCGGCGCATGCGGGAAGCCTGA
- a CDS encoding MerR family transcriptional regulator — MQIGELAQACGLSREALRFYEKQGLIGARRRANGYRDYPDETAMLVHYICTAQQLGFTLAEIGQRLPRLWEQADAGPLLAAALQEKLADIDARIAALSALRQDLATRLASACPLQPQQASG, encoded by the coding sequence ATGCAGATTGGAGAACTGGCCCAGGCCTGCGGCCTCTCGCGCGAAGCCCTGCGTTTCTACGAGAAGCAGGGCCTGATCGGCGCGCGGCGCCGGGCCAATGGCTACCGCGATTACCCGGACGAAACGGCGATGCTGGTGCACTACATCTGCACGGCCCAGCAGCTCGGTTTCACCCTGGCCGAGATCGGCCAGCGCCTGCCCAGGCTGTGGGAACAGGCCGATGCCGGCCCGCTGCTGGCGGCCGCCCTGCAGGAAAAACTGGCCGACATCGACGCGCGCATCGCCGCGCTCAGCGCACTGCGCCAGGACCTGGCCACCCGCCTGGCCAGCGCCTGTCCGCTGCAACCGCAACAGGCATCCGGCTGA
- a CDS encoding VOC family protein, which produces MLRSRPFLMFTGQAEAAMALYADAFADFRLLALQHHPEGAGAGVPGQVRQAIFLLGGTHYLCFDSLDVHDFTFSPSISLFVECAGSEQFERAARVLGEGGHWLMPVGDYDFSNRYGWVQDRYGVSWQLSLGQMPDP; this is translated from the coding sequence ATGCTGCGCAGTCGCCCGTTCCTGATGTTCACCGGCCAGGCCGAGGCCGCCATGGCCCTGTACGCCGACGCCTTCGCCGATTTCCGCCTGCTGGCCCTGCAGCACCACCCCGAAGGTGCCGGCGCCGGCGTGCCCGGCCAGGTGCGCCAGGCCATCTTCCTGCTGGGTGGCACCCACTACCTGTGCTTCGACAGCCTGGACGTGCACGACTTCACGTTCAGTCCCTCGATCTCGCTGTTCGTCGAATGCGCGGGCAGCGAGCAGTTCGAGCGCGCGGCGCGGGTGCTGGGCGAGGGCGGGCACTGGCTGATGCCGGTGGGGGACTACGATTTCAGCAACCGCTACGGCTGGGTGCAGGACCGCTACGGCGTGTCGTGGCAGTTGAGCCTGGGGCAGATGCCGGACCCGTGA
- a CDS encoding alpha/beta hydrolase — MNPPLRPRVLMLPGLDGGVGMSGAFLEALRAHGLEAEALSLPVHGAQDYPTLAAWLQPQLPRQPWVLLAESFAGPLAVQIAAQAPAGLRGLVLSTTFARRPVPVPAASAVALSAAWPLPPLPVMARVLLGQWRTPQNVQALRQALAEVPSRVLRQRAASTLRVDVRALLPRIAVPTLYLQARQDRLLWPPSVSELQAQLPEARHVALQGPHLLLQARPEQAAEVVARWVNGLPG; from the coding sequence TTGAACCCGCCGCTGCGCCCCCGTGTGCTGATGCTGCCCGGCCTGGACGGTGGCGTGGGCATGTCGGGCGCGTTCCTGGAGGCCTTGCGTGCACACGGGCTGGAGGCGGAGGCGCTGTCGCTGCCCGTGCACGGGGCACAGGATTATCCGACCCTGGCGGCATGGCTGCAGCCGCAGCTTCCCCGGCAGCCATGGGTGCTGCTGGCCGAATCGTTTGCCGGTCCGTTGGCGGTACAGATTGCTGCGCAGGCGCCCGCCGGCCTGCGTGGGCTGGTGCTCAGCACCACCTTCGCGCGACGGCCGGTGCCGGTGCCCGCCGCGAGCGCTGTGGCGCTGTCCGCGGCATGGCCGTTGCCGCCGCTGCCGGTGATGGCGCGGGTGCTGCTGGGGCAGTGGCGAACACCGCAGAACGTGCAGGCATTGCGCCAGGCCTTGGCCGAAGTACCCAGCCGCGTGCTGCGGCAACGCGCCGCCAGCACCCTGCGCGTGGACGTGCGTGCGCTGCTGCCGCGTATCGCAGTTCCGACGCTGTACCTGCAGGCGCGGCAGGACCGGCTGCTGTGGCCGCCCAGCGTGTCCGAGCTGCAGGCCCAGCTGCCGGAGGCACGTCACGTCGCGCTGCAGGGGCCGCACCTGCTGCTGCAGGCACGGCCCGAACAGGCGGCCGAAGTGGTGGCGCGCTGGGTGAACGGGCTGCCTGGCTGA
- a CDS encoding methyl-accepting chemotaxis protein, producing MNYLRNVRVAWRLGLGFGLLLLLVAAVVATGATATAVQKRAMQQVVDVSVAKVRLLSEMLDANNQMMVVRREMLIRQGDARDADEKRIADLVARYEASWTAYQALPGDAEGRAMGEAIAAKRAIARPLNKQTSELMEQGDFPGAVALTLGPVQEAANGWNKALADGVAFEEKESREAAAEAIRLGERSLLQLLVLGGVALLVGIAASVMIGRSMTGPLARAVQLAQQLSKGELDQSFHLGGRDELTQLGEAMGSVRQSVQAAIGAQLQMAEQHEAGAIGYRMDARAFPGDFGRMVQATNSLVESHVQVELLMAEVMQRYAIGDLSRDLPQYPGEKGAFTRTLAAVKQSLMAISAQIDTLARAAGAGDFSVRGDAEAFQFQYRAMVEHLNAMMASSQASIADVSDVLRAISHGNLTARMEGEYEGVFARMRDDANTTTTQLTGIVRGIQVAADSINNAAQELAAGNSDLSRRTEQQAANLEEAAASMEELTSTVRQNAELARQADSEAHAAGAAVRETEQAMAQMATVMGEIDQSSARISEISTVIDGIAFQTNILALNAAVEAARAGEQGRGFAVVASEVRTLAQRAGVAAKEIKELIEDAAAKVQSGLAVTVQSEAAIARLAHASSRTNQLMSDIAAASKEQAAGIEQVNQVVVQMDQVTQQNAALVEEATAASRALEEQANALTTSVSVFQIEQGSPARAVVARAA from the coding sequence ATGAACTACTTGAGGAACGTCAGGGTTGCCTGGCGCCTTGGCCTTGGCTTTGGCCTGTTGCTGCTGCTGGTGGCTGCCGTGGTCGCCACCGGCGCCACCGCCACCGCCGTGCAGAAGCGCGCGATGCAGCAGGTGGTCGACGTCAGCGTGGCCAAGGTGCGGCTGCTGTCGGAGATGCTCGATGCCAACAACCAGATGATGGTCGTGCGCCGCGAAATGCTGATCCGCCAGGGTGACGCACGCGACGCCGACGAGAAGCGCATCGCCGACCTGGTCGCGCGCTACGAGGCGAGCTGGACCGCCTACCAGGCGCTGCCCGGCGATGCCGAGGGCAGGGCGATGGGCGAGGCCATCGCGGCCAAGCGTGCCATCGCGCGCCCGCTCAACAAGCAGACCAGCGAATTGATGGAACAGGGGGATTTCCCCGGCGCGGTCGCGCTGACCCTGGGCCCGGTGCAGGAGGCGGCCAACGGCTGGAACAAGGCGCTGGCGGATGGCGTGGCCTTCGAGGAAAAGGAGAGCCGCGAAGCGGCGGCCGAAGCGATCCGCCTCGGCGAGCGCAGCCTGCTGCAGCTGCTGGTGCTGGGTGGCGTGGCGCTGCTGGTCGGCATCGCCGCTTCGGTGATGATCGGGCGCAGCATGACCGGCCCGCTGGCGCGCGCGGTGCAGCTGGCGCAGCAGCTCTCGAAGGGCGAGCTGGACCAGTCCTTCCATCTGGGTGGCCGCGATGAACTGACCCAGCTGGGCGAGGCCATGGGCAGCGTGCGGCAGAGCGTGCAGGCCGCCATCGGCGCGCAGCTGCAGATGGCCGAACAGCACGAGGCCGGTGCCATCGGCTACCGCATGGATGCCCGCGCCTTCCCCGGCGATTTCGGCCGCATGGTGCAGGCCACCAACAGCCTGGTGGAATCGCATGTGCAGGTGGAACTGCTGATGGCTGAGGTCATGCAGCGCTACGCGATCGGTGACCTCAGCCGTGACCTGCCGCAGTACCCGGGCGAGAAGGGCGCGTTCACCCGCACCCTGGCCGCCGTGAAGCAGAGCCTGATGGCGATCAGCGCGCAGATCGACACGCTGGCCCGGGCCGCCGGCGCGGGAGATTTCAGCGTGCGCGGCGATGCCGAGGCGTTCCAGTTCCAGTACCGCGCGATGGTCGAACACCTCAATGCCATGATGGCCAGCTCGCAGGCCAGCATCGCCGACGTGTCCGACGTGCTGCGCGCGATTTCGCACGGCAACCTGACCGCGCGCATGGAAGGTGAGTACGAAGGTGTCTTCGCCCGCATGCGCGACGATGCCAACACGACCACCACGCAGCTGACCGGCATCGTCCGCGGCATCCAGGTGGCGGCCGACAGCATCAACAATGCGGCGCAGGAACTGGCCGCGGGCAACAGCGATCTCTCGCGCCGTACCGAACAGCAGGCGGCGAACCTGGAAGAGGCCGCTGCATCGATGGAGGAACTGACCTCCACCGTGCGCCAGAACGCCGAGCTGGCCCGCCAGGCGGACAGCGAAGCCCATGCGGCCGGTGCTGCCGTGCGCGAAACCGAACAGGCCATGGCGCAGATGGCAACGGTGATGGGCGAGATCGACCAGTCCTCGGCACGCATCTCGGAAATTTCCACGGTGATCGACGGCATCGCGTTCCAGACCAACATCCTGGCGCTGAACGCCGCCGTCGAAGCGGCACGTGCCGGTGAGCAGGGCCGTGGCTTCGCCGTGGTCGCCAGCGAAGTGCGCACCCTGGCGCAGCGCGCCGGCGTCGCTGCCAAGGAGATCAAGGAGCTGATCGAGGATGCTGCCGCCAAGGTGCAGAGCGGCCTGGCCGTAACCGTACAGTCCGAGGCGGCGATCGCCCGCCTGGCCCACGCCAGTTCGCGCACCAACCAGCTGATGAGCGACATCGCTGCGGCCAGCAAGGAACAGGCGGCCGGCATCGAGCAGGTCAACCAGGTGGTGGTGCAGATGGACCAGGTGACCCAGCAGAACGCGGCCCTGGTGGAAGAAGCCACCGCGGCCAGCCGCGCGCTGGAAGAGCAGGCCAACGCACTGACCACCTCGGTGTCGGTGTTCCAGATCGAGCAGGGCAGCCCGGCCCGCGCCGTGGTGGCGCGCGCGGCCTGA